ATTCGAACCTGTGAAGACATAAGTCAACGGATTTACAGTCCGTCCCAGTTGGCCGCTTTGGTATTCCCCCAACTGTTATTTGCTAAGAATCAGCTTATTTAGAGCTTTTATTCTTCTTAACGGATGGCAAAATTATACCCTTTTCCTAAACATTCAAAATAATGTCAGAAAATTTCAAAGTATTTTTTCTGGGTTCAATTTAACCGTATAAAAATCAAGGTTTTAATTTTCTTCCAAATAGGTGGAAAGGAAAAATTCCTCATATCTCTTTGCTAATTCATCCTGTTCTTCAGCATAAATCTTTTTTGCTCTATCCAATACACCTGGTTCATCAATGAAACCAAAAAGGCCCATAAATGCCGCAATTCTTACATAATTTGCTTGATGGGCAGAAGCAAGATGTGAAAGGTTATCAATAGCTTTTGTTGAACCCTCTCCGGGATTTTTAGCAAAATAATCGCCATAATAGCCCAGGAAATAATATAATGACTGCCCTGCTAACAAATCGAGTTTGTCATGAAACCAATTCCCTTTGCCGACTACATTCTCTGAAATAAAATATTCCGCTAGGGCTACTATCAATCTGATGTTTCTATCACCTTCATACCTCGAAGCAATTTCCTCTCTATTTGTGTTTTCTCCATTTCCCAGATAGGCACCCAATGCTGCCCCAGCTACATAATATGAAGGATGATTCATCCACCTTAAAAAAGCAGGTGAATACTTATCAGCATCAATGATGGAAAGTAATTCTATTGCACCTAACCTTACTGTATTTTTCGGATCATTCTCTGCCATTTCAAACAATTCCATTTCTAGATCTGATTCGGCCATCAACCATTCCGGATTTTGGGAAAAGTTCATGATGGCCAACTCCCGGATTGCCCAAAACTCATCTTTTAATGCCATTGACATGACCGATAAAATTTCAGGTGAATCTGCAAATAAATTCCCAAGACTATCAAGAGCCTCAAATCTTGCCACACCTAATTCAGAGTTCTTAAATTGACTTATAAAATGGTCTGCACTTCTATATGATTTTTTTTCGGCCAATAATTCCAAGGCTTCATCAAAAAACAACTCCTTAACCGGTACGCCGTTTTCTATCGCAAACTGCTGCCATGCTTTTTCCAGTACAAATTCTTTTTCAAAACGCTTGTTTTCATGATACCAACTTACCTTAAAGGGAATTTTATACATTGGAGTAGTTGAAAAATCCTGCCTCTGTGCAACTGTCAAAAGCAAATTTCCAGGTTGACTGTAATCAACTTCATATTCCAAAATCGGATGGCCTGAATTGAGAAACCATGGATTGAAAAACCAGTTGAGGTCCTGACCCGTAACTTTTTCAAATGCCAACCTAAGGTCATGTACTTCTACAGAACCGAACGAATGTTGGTTGAGATATAGGTTCAGTGATTTGAAAAATGCCTCATCCCCTAAATGTCTTCTCAGCATATGGAGAATCCGGCCACCTTTGGCATAGGAGTGGCTATCAAACATGTCTTCATTATCCTCATAATAGAACCTGATAAGGTCTACCTGTTTTTCCTTTGATTCTTCAAAATATTGCTCCATTTCGGAAATATGATGCATATCAGCATCATCTTTACCTTCCTTGTATTCGTACCATAAATATTCCGAATAATTGGCAAATGCTTCGTTCAAAGTCAGGTTTGACCAGGATTCGGTAGTTACAAGATTGCCGAACCATTGATGAAATAATTCATGTGCTATAATCCCATCCCATTCAGAATCTATCGCACCACGTTCATCAAGATTGAGTTCCTCCATAAATACGGTAATCGTTGTATTTTCCATTGCCCCGGAAACAAAATCCCTAACAACAACCTGATCATACTTTTGCCAAGGGTACCTGACTCCAAGGAGATCAGAAAAAAATCCGATCATTTCAGGAGTATTTTTAAAAACTATTTTCGCCCCTTCTTCAAATTCCTTCTCCACATAATAATTTACCTGCATTCCCTTCCATTCATCTTTGATTTCTACATAATCCCCTACAATAACGGCTGCTAAATAAGGGGCATGAGGTAGATCCATTACCCAATAGTCAGTTCTTGTACCATCAGGATTTGAAATACTGGACCTCAGCTCTCCGTTACTGATTGTCCTATATTTATCCTCAATTGTAAGTCTGATTTCTTGGGTCATCCTCTCATTAGGTGAATCAATGGTCGGAAACCATTTGGAATTGTGTTCGGTCTCACCCTGTGTCCAGATAAGTGTAGGCTTATTGGGTTCCCTGCCTTGCGGATTGATAAAATAAAGTCCTTTGGTATCAGTAATTGCTGCACTGCCCGGCACCGTATTTTCATTAGGCTTTGCGGTATATTTGATCCTCACTTTCAGCGTATCATTTGCCGAAAATGATTTTGGCAAAAATGCGGTTACTTCTTTCGTGTTATACCTGTAATTCAATTCCCTTTCCCCTGTATCTTCTAACAGACTGAATGCAAGAATATCGAAATCTTTTGCGTCTAGAACCAATTCATTTTGAGAAAAAAAATAGGGCTTCAGTGTAAGGATAGCCTCGCCGTTTACCCATTCCTTCTCATAATCAAAAGACAAATCCAAAGCAGTATGCAATAAATCAAAATCTCTGGTTCTGGAAGCTCTGTAAGCTGAAATCTTTGTTTCAAGCGATCTGATGAATGCATCATCAGCAATGGTATTGATTTTTGTTTCTCCCAAAGAGTCAATTTCAACTGACGTATCTGATTCAGTCAGATTTTTGGTACTTTGACAAGACCAATTCAAAAGTAAAAAAAACAGCAAAAAAGCTTTGGGATTATCAAATTTCATGAAAATGCATTTTAAAGATTAATTGTATATTTATCGCAAATTAAAAGAAATGTATTCAGTTAGTATCAACAATTCAGTTTTTGAGGTTGAAAAATCAAAAGACCTACTTTCTGTAAACGGAAATATTCTGGAATGGGATATCGCAAAAACAGGAGATCGCCATTATCATGTAATCTATCAAAACCAGTCTTATAATCTGGAATTGGTCAGCTTGGATTCCGAAACCAAAACCATTAAGTTGAAACTCAACAACAAACCCTGTGATATAAAAATCAGAGATAAGTTTGACCTTTTGTTGGAAAAATTGGGAATGAATAATCTACAGAACAATTCCGCAAAAGAAATCAAAGCCCCAATGCCCGGATTGATTTTCGATATCAAAGTGAAAGAAGGGGATGAAGTTCAGAAAGGAGATCCTGTCTTGATACTTGAAGCCATGAAGATGGAAAACATCCTTAAATCTCCCGGTGATGGAATTGTCAAATCCGTTAAAATCAAAAAAGGGCAAAGCGTCGAAAAAAATCAGGTGCTAATCCAATTTTAAAACTTTGTTCTGTTTAGATTTCTTTTGGAAGGCTTTATATTTGTCGGATTTACAAACTGGAATTTGTAAGAAAAATAACCTCTTTTATACCAAACCAAATAATGAAATATAACAGGATATTACTGAAATTGAGCGGAGAAGCTTTGATGGGCGAGAAAAATTACGGCATTGACTCCAACAGATTGGAGCAATACGCTCAGGAAATCAGGAAAATAAAAGACCTTGGGGTTGAAGTAGCTATTGTCATAGGGGGCGGAAATATATTCAGAGGGGTTCAGGCAGAAAAAACCGGTATAGATAGAGTGCAAGGAGACTATATGGGCATGCTCGCAACACTTATCAATGCTATGGCTCTTCAAAGTGCCTTGGAACAAAACGGAATGTTTACCCGTCTGATGTCAGGAATTAAAGTTGAAAGTGTTTGTGAACCATTTATCAGAAGGAGAGCCATTCGCCATTTAGAAAAAGGGAGATTAGTGATATTCGGAGCAGGTATTGGAAACCCTTATTTTACTACAGATTCCACGGCAAGTTTGAGGGCTATTGAGATTGAAGCTGACGTGGTTTTGAAAGGCACAAGAGTAGATGGGGTGTATACTGCAGACCCGGAAAAGGATAAAAGCGCAACCAAATACAGTACCTTATCCTTTCAAGAGGCTTATGAAAAAAACCTCAATATCATGGATATGACTGCTTTTACACTTTGCCAGGAAAACAATTTGCCCATTGTGGTATTTGATATGAACAAACCTGGAAACTTGGAAAAAATTGTTAAAGGAGAAGATATTGGAACTTTAATTACATCAAAATAATCCATAAAGATCATGGAAGAAATTCAACTTCAACTGGAAGAAGCCAAAGAACTTATGCAAAAAGCGGTAGACCATACCGCATCAGAGCTATTAAAAATACGGGCAGGAAAGGCTATGCCAAATATCCTTGATGGAATAATGGTGGCATACTACGGCGCACCTACACCTCTTCAACAGGTAGCTTCTGTAACAACTCCGGATGCCAGAACATTGTCGATCAAACCCTGGGAAAGAAATCTTATCGGCGAAATAGAAAGATCTATTATCAATTCTGATCTTGGTTTGGCACCTCAAAACAACGGGGAAATCATCATCCTGACCATTCCTCCGATGACGGAAGAAAGAAGAAAAAACCTGGTAAAACAATCCAAGAACGAATGTGAATCAGGAAAAATTTCCATCCGTACAGTAAGAAAAGACACCAATGATGAGCTGAAAAAATTACAAAAAGAAGGAGCTTCTGAGGACGAAATAAAAAGAGCTGAAGATCTTGTTCAAAAACTGACGGACCAATATTCGTCAAAAATCGATGAACTATTCAATAAAAAGGAAAATGAAATCATGACGGTTTGACCCATCAATATATGTTTGGAGTGTGCTGTTAGCAAAAATTACATCAATCAAAACCTGTTTTTAAAAAGACAGGTTTTTTTATTCTAAATAGTCTTTAAAGAAGGTTGGCCTGTGCTTATTTACAGTCTCAATTCACGATAGCTTTAACCAATTTGACCAATTTCCTACCAGACCTCTGGGCAACATCCACCACATCAGCGTGAGTAAATTCCTTTGCCACCTTGGGAATACTTTCATTGGTGATGACAGATATGCCCAAAACTTTCAGCCCCAAATGATTTGCTGCAATTACTTCAGGAACTGTGCTCATCCCCACTGCATCCCCTCCAATAATCCTAAAAAAATTGATCTCGGCCCTTGTTTCCAAAACCGGTCCAGTGACACCCAGATATGTTCCTCTTTTCAAACTAATTCCCAGTTTTTCAGCTTTTGAAAGGGTTAGTGCTATCCAGTCGGAATCGAAGGGCTCACTCATATCCGGAAACCTTGGACCAAATTCTTCCTCATTGATGCCTCGCAAAGGATTATCCGGCAATCGGCTGATGATATCCTCAATCAGCATCAAGTCGCCAACTTCAAAATCCGGATTCAATCCTCCTGCTGCGTTAGTGACAATGAGTTTTTCAACTCCCAAAATTTTCATTACCTGAATAGGAAAAACTACTCCATCCATGTCATAACCTTCATAGTAATGAAAACGCCCTGCCATTGCCAAGACTGGTACCGCATTCAAAAACCCAAAAATCATTTCCCCTCTGTGGCCTTCCACCGTAGAAACCGGAAAATGCGGAATTTCTGAATAAGGAATAATGCTTTTATTTTCAATTTCATCTACCAATCCCCCCAAACCGGAACCAAGTATTATCCCAACTTTGGGAACTCCTCTAATACCTTTTTTGATAAATTCAGCAGATTCCCGGCAGTGTAGCAGGTTAAGGTTTTTCTTCATGTAATTTCGGGGTTTAAAAAAGTCCGAAATGGACTACAATGTCTTGATCAATTCTCTGATGATCAAACTCATTCCCGGTTCAGCAATCGCTGCTGCGGCAAGTACTTCTGAAATGCTGATTTTTTTGACATTTCCGGGTGAGCAAAGATCCGTAATGGCAGAAATGGCAAAAACAGACAAATCCATATGACGAGCTACAATTACTTCCGGTATGGTACTCATGCCGATAGCGTCAGCACCAATCGTCCTGAGGTATTTGTATTCGGCTTTGGTTTCGAGATTTGGTCCCTGAACGGCAGCATAGACCCCTTGATGAACTCTAAGGTTATTTTTTTGGGCAATTTCCATTCCTTTATTTACCAATTTCAGGTCATAGGGTTCGGACATATCAGGAAACCTTACCCCAAATTCATTCAGATTTTTCCCCCTTAATGGATTCTCGGGAAACAAATCAATATGGTCATTGATGATCATTAATTCTCCGATACCATAATCGGGATTCAAACCCCCTGCAGCATTGGAAACAAATAGATGATGGATCCCCAATTTTTTCAACACACGAACAGGAAACGTCACTTCTTTCATGGAATACCCTTCATAGTAGTGAAATCTACCTTGCATGACAATCACTGATTTACCTGATAGTCTTCCGATAATCAGTTTGCCATGATGGCTTTCCACGGTGGAAACAGGAAAGTAAGGAATCTCATCGTAGGGTATTTCCTTAATGACATCAATATTCTCTATCAATTGCCCTAGACCGGTTCCAAGAATTATCCCTATCTCCAAAGGGTCGGGATATATATTTTGAATATGTTCAAAGGCAAATTGAATCTGTTCGGAGTAATCTATGCTTGGTTCCTGTCTCATGGGTTTAATTTTTTTCTAAAGTAATAATTTAGAATGAAATCAGTTTCCAAATTTGATTTTAAACAAAAAGGAAACTAATTGACTTCTCCATTTGTAATAGAAATCGAAAAAGAAAAGAAACACCCATTTCATGATCAAAATAATAGTCGGTACCAACCGAAAAAATTCCCTATCCTATAAAATTGCCTCGATGTATCAGGAGAATCTCAATACTTTGGGTGCTGATTCTGAAATACTCAAATTGGAAGACCTGCCTCATGATTTTACTTTTTCGGCACTATACGAAAACAACGGAAAAAACGAAGCATACAATGCTTTTCATAAAAAAGTAAAAGAAGGCAATAAGTTTGTTTTTATCGTACCTGAATATAATGGTTCCTTTCCTGGAATCCTCAAGTCATTTATAGATGGCATGACTTACCCCAATTCTTTCAGGAACAAAAAATGTGCTTTGGTCGGCATTTCATCAGGAATTGGCGGGGGTGGCATCGCTTTGAGCCACCTCACCGACATCTTCCATTACCTTGGGATGCATGTACTTGCCCTCAAACCTAAACTGGCTAAGATTGAGGAGAATATGTCAGATAACCTGCTCACCAACAGGCTGTACATGGAATTGCTTCACACCCAGGCAGAAATGTTGATTAACTTTTGAAGTTAATCAACATTGTCATGTAGAAACTTATTGTTTTTCAAAAACTCGTTTTCATCCGTCAGGTTGAACCTGGAGATACTCCTTTCGGAACTGTGCTGTACATCAGCCAATTTCACTTGCTTCCTTACGAAGGCAGGAGTTTCCAACTTGTCCTTGAATTCCTCAGGGTGTTGGTTGAAAGTCTTGATTCCTTTTAATCTTTCAAAACGTTCATGTGCCCTTTGAATGGCTTTTTGCTTTACCTGTTCGTAGTAATCATTACTGAATTGAGGCTTTGCAGGTTCTTCTTTAACTACCTCTTCAGGTACTTGTGATTTGATTTCCTCTTCACTTTCTAATTCGAAAACAACTTTGTTGGGCTCTGTCTTGGCAGGAATAAATTCAAAAATCGGCTCAGCTTTAACCTTTTCTTCACTTTCTATCTGCTCAGATCTTACCTCCTCTATTTTAGGAGTTGATTCGACAGGTTTACTTTCATTGGCAGGGGTAAACATGGGTTTGTTGAAAGTAAAAGTGAAGGTCTGCCCTGGCTTAGGAAGGTTATCTTCTTCAACCTTGGAGGTTTTTCCCGATTCAAGGTCAATTACTTTTTTTACCTCTTCTTCCTCTTCTGATTCGGCAATTGCAACCACTTCTGTTTTTTCTTCCTTTTTTCCAGAAGGGGAAGCGTTGGTCAATTTATCCATTTCAAAGCCCGTAGCAATCACTGTTACCCTGATGGATTTGTTCAGATCTGAATCAATACCCTGACCGAAAATCACCTCTGCATCATCACCAGCTCTTTCCTGGATATACTCGGTAATTTCGCTCAATTCATCCATAGATAGCTCATCATCTTCACCACTCATGATGGAAAGAAGGATTTTTTGAGCACCTCTGATATCCACGTTGTTCAACAATGGGGAAGCAATTGCTTTTTCAGCAGCACGGATAGCACGGCCATCTCCTTCCTCTGTGGCAGAACCCATTACGGCAGCACCTGCTTCTTTCATCACTGTTTTGACATCTTCAAAATCCACGTTTACATCCTGGTGTACCGTGATGATTTCGGCTATGGATTTGGCCGCAGTAGTCAATACATTGTCAGCTTTGGCAAAAGCAGATCGGATGGCAAGGTTACCATAGATTTCCCTCAATTTATCATTGAGGATTACCAAAACCGTATCGCAGTTTTCACGCAGAGACTCAATGCCACTTTGGGCGGCCTGCATTTTCTTTCTTCCTTCAAAAACAAAAGGAGCCGTTACAATCCCCACGGTAAGGATGTCAAGATCTTTAGCAATTTTTGCAATCACGGGAGCTGCAC
This window of the Aquiflexum balticum DSM 16537 genome carries:
- a CDS encoding purine-nucleoside phosphorylase, translated to MKKNLNLLHCRESAEFIKKGIRGVPKVGIILGSGLGGLVDEIENKSIIPYSEIPHFPVSTVEGHRGEMIFGFLNAVPVLAMAGRFHYYEGYDMDGVVFPIQVMKILGVEKLIVTNAAGGLNPDFEVGDLMLIEDIISRLPDNPLRGINEEEFGPRFPDMSEPFDSDWIALTLSKAEKLGISLKRGTYLGVTGPVLETRAEINFFRIIGGDAVGMSTVPEVIAANHLGLKVLGISVITNESIPKVAKEFTHADVVDVAQRSGRKLVKLVKAIVN
- a CDS encoding NADPH-dependent FMN reductase, translated to MIKIIVGTNRKNSLSYKIASMYQENLNTLGADSEILKLEDLPHDFTFSALYENNGKNEAYNAFHKKVKEGNKFVFIVPEYNGSFPGILKSFIDGMTYPNSFRNKKCALVGISSGIGGGGIALSHLTDIFHYLGMHVLALKPKLAKIEENMSDNLLTNRLYMELLHTQAEMLINF
- a CDS encoding purine-nucleoside phosphorylase; translation: MRQEPSIDYSEQIQFAFEHIQNIYPDPLEIGIILGTGLGQLIENIDVIKEIPYDEIPYFPVSTVESHHGKLIIGRLSGKSVIVMQGRFHYYEGYSMKEVTFPVRVLKKLGIHHLFVSNAAGGLNPDYGIGELMIINDHIDLFPENPLRGKNLNEFGVRFPDMSEPYDLKLVNKGMEIAQKNNLRVHQGVYAAVQGPNLETKAEYKYLRTIGADAIGMSTIPEVIVARHMDLSVFAISAITDLCSPGNVKKISISEVLAAAAIAEPGMSLIIRELIKTL
- a CDS encoding acetyl-CoA carboxylase biotin carboxyl carrier protein subunit, whose translation is MYSVSINNSVFEVEKSKDLLSVNGNILEWDIAKTGDRHYHVIYQNQSYNLELVSLDSETKTIKLKLNNKPCDIKIRDKFDLLLEKLGMNNLQNNSAKEIKAPMPGLIFDIKVKEGDEVQKGDPVLILEAMKMENILKSPGDGIVKSVKIKKGQSVEKNQVLIQF
- the ftsZ gene encoding cell division protein FtsZ, with the translated sequence MKDYKFDLPKNHKSIIKVIGVGGGGSNAVNHMYNMGIKDVEFVVVNTDAQALQSSPVPLKLQLGAHLTEGLGAGANPEKGRNAAIESREEIRDLLSDNTKMVFITAGMGGGTGTGAAPVIAKIAKDLDILTVGIVTAPFVFEGRKKMQAAQSGIESLRENCDTVLVILNDKLREIYGNLAIRSAFAKADNVLTTAAKSIAEIITVHQDVNVDFEDVKTVMKEAGAAVMGSATEEGDGRAIRAAEKAIASPLLNNVDIRGAQKILLSIMSGEDDELSMDELSEITEYIQERAGDDAEVIFGQGIDSDLNKSIRVTVIATGFEMDKLTNASPSGKKEEKTEVVAIAESEEEEEVKKVIDLESGKTSKVEEDNLPKPGQTFTFTFNKPMFTPANESKPVESTPKIEEVRSEQIESEEKVKAEPIFEFIPAKTEPNKVVFELESEEEIKSQVPEEVVKEEPAKPQFSNDYYEQVKQKAIQRAHERFERLKGIKTFNQHPEEFKDKLETPAFVRKQVKLADVQHSSERSISRFNLTDENEFLKNNKFLHDNVD
- the frr gene encoding ribosome recycling factor encodes the protein MEEIQLQLEEAKELMQKAVDHTASELLKIRAGKAMPNILDGIMVAYYGAPTPLQQVASVTTPDARTLSIKPWERNLIGEIERSIINSDLGLAPQNNGEIIILTIPPMTEERRKNLVKQSKNECESGKISIRTVRKDTNDELKKLQKEGASEDEIKRAEDLVQKLTDQYSSKIDELFNKKENEIMTV
- the pyrH gene encoding UMP kinase, with translation MKYNRILLKLSGEALMGEKNYGIDSNRLEQYAQEIRKIKDLGVEVAIVIGGGNIFRGVQAEKTGIDRVQGDYMGMLATLINAMALQSALEQNGMFTRLMSGIKVESVCEPFIRRRAIRHLEKGRLVIFGAGIGNPYFTTDSTASLRAIEIEADVVLKGTRVDGVYTADPEKDKSATKYSTLSFQEAYEKNLNIMDMTAFTLCQENNLPIVVFDMNKPGNLEKIVKGEDIGTLITSK
- a CDS encoding M1 family metallopeptidase — protein: MKFDNPKAFLLFFLLLNWSCQSTKNLTESDTSVEIDSLGETKINTIADDAFIRSLETKISAYRASRTRDFDLLHTALDLSFDYEKEWVNGEAILTLKPYFFSQNELVLDAKDFDILAFSLLEDTGERELNYRYNTKEVTAFLPKSFSANDTLKVRIKYTAKPNENTVPGSAAITDTKGLYFINPQGREPNKPTLIWTQGETEHNSKWFPTIDSPNERMTQEIRLTIEDKYRTISNGELRSSISNPDGTRTDYWVMDLPHAPYLAAVIVGDYVEIKDEWKGMQVNYYVEKEFEEGAKIVFKNTPEMIGFFSDLLGVRYPWQKYDQVVVRDFVSGAMENTTITVFMEELNLDERGAIDSEWDGIIAHELFHQWFGNLVTTESWSNLTLNEAFANYSEYLWYEYKEGKDDADMHHISEMEQYFEESKEKQVDLIRFYYEDNEDMFDSHSYAKGGRILHMLRRHLGDEAFFKSLNLYLNQHSFGSVEVHDLRLAFEKVTGQDLNWFFNPWFLNSGHPILEYEVDYSQPGNLLLTVAQRQDFSTTPMYKIPFKVSWYHENKRFEKEFVLEKAWQQFAIENGVPVKELFFDEALELLAEKKSYRSADHFISQFKNSELGVARFEALDSLGNLFADSPEILSVMSMALKDEFWAIRELAIMNFSQNPEWLMAESDLEMELFEMAENDPKNTVRLGAIELLSIIDADKYSPAFLRWMNHPSYYVAGAALGAYLGNGENTNREEIASRYEGDRNIRLIVALAEYFISENVVGKGNWFHDKLDLLAGQSLYYFLGYYGDYFAKNPGEGSTKAIDNLSHLASAHQANYVRIAAFMGLFGFIDEPGVLDRAKKIYAEEQDELAKRYEEFFLSTYLEEN